Part of the Fibrobacter sp. genome, CAAAAATAGTTTGTTCCAACATCAGATTCTAGGCCAGGTTCTTCCTAGCTTTTTTCAATTCTGTTTCAATTTCCCTTTGGTTTTCAAGTTCATAGAGGTGTTTCATATTCAAGTATCGCTTGGTGCCCCAGTCTTTTGATGCCACATACCTTAGCCTAGCGCAGACAAGCATCAAGGCTGATTCGCCATCCGGAAAGCAACCCACAACTCTTGTTCTACGGCGAATCTCGCGGTTGAGACGTTCCAGGATGTTGTTGGTCCTGATGCTTCGCCAATGCTCGTGCGGGAACTCCAGGTAGGTCAAGGTTTCACCGACGCCTCTGGCATAGAGATCTGCCGCAGATTTCAGCCCCATGTCCCGCAGTTTCTGCTCCACATCGATAACCTTCTTTAGAG contains:
- a CDS encoding transposase produces the protein LKKVIDVEQKLRDMGLKSAADLYARGVGETLTYLEFPHEHWRSIRTNNILERLNREIRRRTRVVGCFPDGESALMLVCARLRYVASKDWGTKRYLNMKHLYELENQREIETELKKARKNLA